A DNA window from Malus domestica chromosome 12, GDT2T_hap1 contains the following coding sequences:
- the LOC103449661 gene encoding zinc finger protein 8, with translation MDKVERETQDFMNVESFSQLPFIRPAPPLNKEKGIRLFGIEFGTDTATDDSESLDYTNASEDTKRNNINNNTTANNNNKNNNNENGSESSRRFECHYCCRNFPTSQALGGHQNAHKRERQHAKREHLQSAMVHAGGLSHDAHHVYGLLNYTRLGSSALHHPSWNITNSSSSITSAHHHQQHPHARFYGSSGSTYGTQSAPINGSPLALWRIPAVQGANPSFNRDRSMNLVSGGEEMMVSGFGSGSSGGHQGRYLYDSSMASVQDHVSLDLHL, from the coding sequence ATGGACAAGGTTGAGAGAGAGACTCAGGACTTCATGAACGTAGAGTCATTCTCTCAGCTACCCTTCATCCGCCCAGCCCCTCcactcaacaaagaaaagggcaTTCGGCTCTTCGGCATAGAATTTGGGACCGACACCGCCACTGACGACTCTGAGTCCCTTGATTACACCAATGCGTCGGAAGACACAAAAAGgaacaacatcaacaacaacaccaccgccaacaacaacaacaaaaataataacaacGAAAACGGAAGTGAGAGCAGCCGGAGATTCGAATGCCATTACTGCTGCCGAAACTTCCCAACCTCCCAAGCCCTTGGGGGACACCAGAACGCGCACAAGAGAGAGCGCCAGCACGCGAAACGCGAGCACCTCCAGTCGGCCATGGTGCATGCCGGAGGCCTATCTCATGACGCACACCACGTGTACGGCTTGCTGAACTACACAAGACTTGGCTCCTCAGCTCTTCATCATCCATCATGGAATATTACTAACTCTAGCTCTAGTATAACTAGTGCTCATCATCATCAGCAGCATCCTCATGCTAGGTTTTATGGAAGCTCTGGTAGTACGTATGGCACACAATCTGCTCCAATAAATGGGAGCCCCTTGGCCTTGTGGCGGATCCCAGCCGTTCAAGGTGCTAACCCTAGTTTCAATCGTGACCGTTCAATGAATTTGGTCTCCGGCGGGGAGGAAATGATGGTGTCCGGGTTCGGTAGTGGGTCGTCCGGTGGTCATCAAGGGCGGTACCTGTATGACTCGTCGATGGCTAGCGTGCAAGATCATGTGAGTTTGGACCTTCATTTGtaa
- the LOC103449661 gene encoding zinc finger protein 8 isoform X1 — protein MDKVERETQDFMNVESFSQLPFIRPAPPLNKEKGIRLFGIEFGTDTATDDSESLDYTNASEDTKRNNINNNTTANNNNKNNNNENGSESSRRFECHYCCRNFPTSQALGGHQNAHKRERQHAKREHLQSAMVHAGGLSHDAHHVYGLLNYTRLGSSALHHPSWNITNSSSSITSAHHHQQHPHARFYGSSGSTYGTQSAPINGSPLALWRIPAVQGANPSFNRDRSMNLVSGGEEMMVSGFGSGSSGGHQGRYLYDSSMASVQDHCN, from the exons ATGGACAAGGTTGAGAGAGAGACTCAGGACTTCATGAACGTAGAGTCATTCTCTCAGCTACCCTTCATCCGCCCAGCCCCTCcactcaacaaagaaaagggcaTTCGGCTCTTCGGCATAGAATTTGGGACCGACACCGCCACTGACGACTCTGAGTCCCTTGATTACACCAATGCGTCGGAAGACACAAAAAGgaacaacatcaacaacaacaccaccgccaacaacaacaacaaaaataataacaacGAAAACGGAAGTGAGAGCAGCCGGAGATTCGAATGCCATTACTGCTGCCGAAACTTCCCAACCTCCCAAGCCCTTGGGGGACACCAGAACGCGCACAAGAGAGAGCGCCAGCACGCGAAACGCGAGCACCTCCAGTCGGCCATGGTGCATGCCGGAGGCCTATCTCATGACGCACACCACGTGTACGGCTTGCTGAACTACACAAGACTTGGCTCCTCAGCTCTTCATCATCCATCATGGAATATTACTAACTCTAGCTCTAGTATAACTAGTGCTCATCATCATCAGCAGCATCCTCATGCTAGGTTTTATGGAAGCTCTGGTAGTACGTATGGCACACAATCTGCTCCAATAAATGGGAGCCCCTTGGCCTTGTGGCGGATCCCAGCCGTTCAAGGTGCTAACCCTAGTTTCAATCGTGACCGTTCAATGAATTTGGTCTCCGGCGGGGAGGAAATGATGGTGTCCGGGTTCGGTAGTGGGTCGTCCGGTGGTCATCAAGGGCGGTACCTGTATGACTCGTCGATGGCTAGCGTGCAAGATCAT TGCAAttga